A single Malaclemys terrapin pileata isolate rMalTer1 chromosome 3, rMalTer1.hap1, whole genome shotgun sequence DNA region contains:
- the POU3F2 gene encoding POU domain, class 3, transcription factor 2, translating to MATTASNHYSLLTSSSSMVHAEPPGSMQPGAGYRDAQTLVQPDYTLQSNGHPLSHAHQWITALSHGGGGGGGGDSPWSTSPLGQQDIKPSVVQAGGRGDELQQQHQQQQQHQQQQGRPPHLVHHAGSHHAAAGAWRTGASAHLPPSMASSNGGQAGLLYSQPPGFTVNGMLSSGQPGLHHHGLRDAHDEQQQQQHHGGEHPGGHPQQHPPHQQQQHPGGGGGGHHDPHSDEDTPTSDDLEQFAKQFKQRRIKLGFTQADVGLALGTLYGNVFSQTTICRFEALQLSFKNMCKLKPLLNKWLEEADSSSGSPTSIDKIAAQGRKRKKRTSIEVSVKGALESHFLKCPKPSAQEITSLADSLQLEKEVVRVWFCNRRQKEKRMTPPGGTLPGAEDVYGASRDTPPHHGVQTPVQ from the coding sequence ATGGCGACCACAGCGTCTAACCACTACAGCCTGCTCACCTCCAGCTCTTCCATGGTGCATGCGGAGCCGCCGGGGAGCATGCAGCCGGGCGCCGGCTACAGGGATGCACAGACGCTGGTGCAGCCGGACTACACGCTGCAGAGCAACGGGCACCCGCTCAGCCACGCTCACCAGTGGATCACGGCGCTGTCCCACGGtgggggaggcggcggcggcggggacTCGCCCTGGTCCACCAGCCCCCTGGGCCAGCAGGACATCAAGCCCTCGGTGGTGCAGGCCGGGGGTCGGGGGGacgagctgcagcagcagcaccagcagcagcagcagcaccagcagcagcaggggagaccGCCCCACCTGGTGCACCACGCCGGCAGCCACCACGCCGCCGCCGGGGCATGGAGGACGGGCGCCTCGGCTCACCTGCCGCCCAGCATGGCCTCCTCCAACGGGGGGCAAGCGGGGCTGCTCTACTCCCAGCCGCCGGGCTTCACGGTCAACGGGATGCTGAGCTCCGGCCAGCCGGGCTTGCACCACCACGGCCTGAGGGATGCCCAcgatgagcagcagcagcagcagcaccacggCGGAGAGCACCCCGGGGGGCACCCGCAGCAGCACCCTccgcaccagcagcagcagcaccccgggggcggcggcgggggccACCACGACCCCCACTCGGACGAGGACACGCCGACCTCGGACGACCTGGAGCAGTTCGCCAAGCAGTTCAAGCAGCGCCGGATCAAACTGGGATTTACCCAAGCGGACGTGGGCTTGGCCCTGGGCACCCTGTACGGGAACGTCTTCTCGCAGACCACCATCTGCAGGTTCGAGGCCCTGCAGCTGAGCTTCAAGAACATGTGCAAGCTGAAGCCTTTGTTGAACAAGTGGTTGGAGGAGGCGGACTCGTCTTCGGGCAGCCCCACCAGCATAGACAAGATCGCAGCTCAGGGGCGCAAGAGGAAAAAGCGCACCTCCATCGAGGTGAGCGTCAAGGGCGCCCTGGAGAGCCACTTCCTCAAGTGCCCCAAGCCCTCTGCCCAGGAGATCACCTCGCTGGCGGACAGCCTACAGCTGGAGAAAGAGGTGGTGCGAGTGTGGTTTTGTAACAGGAGACAGAAAGAGAAACGCATGACTCCCCCGGGAGGGACTCTGCCCGGAGCCGAGGATGTATATGGGGCAAGTAGGGACACTCCACCGCACCACGGGGTGCAGACGCCTGTGCAGTGA